AAGTAGCGACCTGCTTGTCGCATCATCCACACCGGTGGTCGTTCTACACTTTCTCCTCTCAGGGCCTTAAGAAACAGGTCGTTCTTGATCATTTTTTAATGCATTTATCGCGGTTACCAGTACATTTTCTACCGTGGCTTTTTTGGCTACGATTACGTTTTTGAAATAGTCTTGCGCAGTTGCAGCCGTGGTATTGCCTATACAAACCGCAATGGTTGAAGGCTCTAAATTGTTTTTTGATGAGTTCGCTTTCGCGAAAGCGAGAACCCCACGAGGGCTGTAACACAAAACCGCTGCAAAAGTACGATCAAACGACTTTGAAACCGCAGCAGATCGATAGGCGACTTGCTCCTTTAACTCAATATTTTTAGACCGTAACAGATCGGGCAATTCGTCTCGTCGATGATCGCCACACAGGTAATCAAAACGGAGTTCAGAATGATGGTTGATAATGTGTTCCGCCAAATCCCTCGCATTATTTGCAACATGTTTGATATCAAACTCATTGAGCAGGCTGGCAGTTACCGTCCCTACCACAAACACGGGCTTCTTTT
This genomic interval from Nonlabens spongiae contains the following:
- a CDS encoding uroporphyrinogen-III synthase, whose amino-acid sequence is MPTILSTKKLTEAQKELVLNSGVGLVHFDILKITTQVLDQNLTGDAIIITSKNAIPALHEIEKKKPVFVVGTVTASLLNEFDIKHVANNARDLAEHIINHHSELRFDYLCGDHRRDELPDLLRSKNIELKEQVAYRSAAVSKSFDRTFAAVLCYSPRGVLAFAKANSSKNNLEPSTIAVCIGNTTAATAQDYFKNVIVAKKATVENVLVTAINALKNDQERPVS